Proteins encoded by one window of Paroedura picta isolate Pp20150507F chromosome 11, Ppicta_v3.0, whole genome shotgun sequence:
- the LOC143820843 gene encoding uncharacterized protein LOC143820843 yields MVICPTVGNKVCRPEASPPRRAAPAKRGRLRDGGGICGPPDPWSPAGRGGPKGPAPRATGPGGRRPRQGRALWGQGSLRQAPLSAEAPAEAGRERGREGARARGSGATRAAAGGEQRGRGKEAAEPSQATPPSLPPSVSPAPPRPSAPNGLARPAPPCGAQMVGAAPLKAASAPAPSSFSRSPAACPVGRALLRAGPGQARPDGMRGAAGRQDARSSARPRGHQPGTRPEPGVQQQVPDGEPETCVGHAGQEKACGRVPLPRTGHVCWGWEGEGTIFFVLTATRNKKCLG; encoded by the exons ATGGTCATTTGCCCTACAGTTGGCAACAAG GTCTGCCGCCCGGAAGCGTCTCCGCCGCGCCGCGCCGCGCCTGCAAAGAGAGGCCGCCTGCGCGATGGAGGCGGGATCTGTGGCCCTCCCGACCCCTGGTCTCCGGCCGGGCGTGGGGGGCCGAAGGGGCCTGCCCCGAGGGCGACTGGCCCAGGTGGGAGGCGGCCGAGGCAGGGCCGAGCGCTCTGGGGCCAAGGAAGCCTCCGGCAGGCGCCGCTCAGCGCGGAGGCTCCGGCAGAGGCCGGGCGGGAGCGAGGGCGGGAGGGCGCCCGGGCCCGGGGCAGCGGGGCCACGAGGGCGGCGGCAGGAGGGGAGCAAAGGGGGCGGGGCAAGGAGGCGGCCGAGCCGAGCCAAgccacgcctccctccctccctccctccgtaagccccgccccgccccgcccctccgcGCCCAATGGTCtggcccgccccgcccccccctgcgGAGCGCAGATGGTAGGCGCCGCGCCCTTAAAGGCGGCTTCCGCGCCGGCGCCGTCCTCTTTCTCTCGCTCTCCGGCCGCCTGCCCGGTTGGGCGGGCGCTGCTGCGTGCCGGGCCAGGCCAG GCGCGGCCGGACGGGATGCGAGGCGCCGCAGGCAGGCAAGACGCCCG GAGCTCCGCCAGGCCACGCGGCCACCAGCCAGGGACTCGGCCCGAGCCAGGAGTGCAGCAGCAAGTGCCGGACGGGGAGCCTGAGACGTGTGTGGGGCACGCAGGCCAGGAGAAAGCCTGCGGACGGGTTCCTCTTCCCAGAACTGGACATGTTTGctggggttgggagggggaaggcacaATCTTTTTTGTATTAACTGCAACAAGGAATAAAAAATGCCTCGGCTGA
- the AOC1 gene encoding diamine oxidase [copper-containing] codes for MWLASVVSGVVLLGALARATYGFPPLPQEAASVFSDLTTEELQAVRHFLMSRPELGLQPNKGGGLQKNSLFLVELLPPKKGQALKYLDSGEPRPRRRARAVVFFGAEAKPNVTEYIVGPLPKPTYYRRSGQPVAYTARPMNQLEYHLLYSSIQTALAPLRAFLQDISGFHLEPCGDRCFTFTDVAPRGLAPGERRTWVLLQRFVEGSFLHPIGLEVLIDHQPLNPEAWKVQKLWYNGQYFETPEELAERYAQGQVKIVRLPEHPKHSLFSTFVPRGNFTTGPPTDAHGAKICETKGHRYQVQGNLLEYSGWSLAFRLRSSTGLQLFDVRFNGERIAYELSVQEAVAFYGGSSPATMQTKYMDVGYLLGSLAHELAPGIDCPEVATFLDAFHMHDADGPIRYPRALCVFELPTGVPLRRHFDSDFQGGSNFYAGLEGHALVLRTTSTVYNYDYLWDFMLFPNGVLETKVHATGYVHASFYTPQGLQYGHRIHSHVLGNMHTHLIHYKVDLDVAGTANSFETLEATLEERAVPWQAGARLVQPRLERRRRLRERQAAFPFGAPLPRYLLVSNRQRRGPGGHPRSFRIQLTSHADRLLPPDWKEERAVSWSRYHLAVTRRHPQEESSSSIYNQNEPWEPHVAFEDFLRDNESLEDQDLVAWVTVGFLHIPHSEDIPNTSTPGNAVGFFLRPFNFFAEDPSVASRRTVIVRPHKGGLRQGVTIQRWTADSPGSCVSDIPFSYNGTYSQV; via the exons ATGTGGCTGGCATCGGTGGTCTCCGGAGTCGTCTTGCTCGGCGCACTGGCAAGGGCAACCTATGGCTTCCCCCCTCTGCCCCAGGAGGCCGCGTCAGTCTTCTCTGACCTGACCACGGAGGAGCTGCAAGCTGTCCGGCACTTCCTGATGAGCCGTCCAGAGCTGGGGCTCCAGCCCAACAAAGGGGGGGGCCTGCAGAAGAACAGCCTTTTCCTGGTGGAACTCCTGCCCCCCAAGAAAGGCCAGGCCTTAAAGTACCTTGATTCAGGTGAGCCCCGCCCAAGACGCCGGGCCAGAGCTGTGGTGTTCTTTGGGGCTGAGGCAAAGCCCAACGTCACTGAGTACATTGTGGGACCCCTGCCCAAGCCCACCTATTACCGGCGCTCTGGCCAGCCTGTGGCCTACACTGCGAGGCCCATGAACCAGCTGGAGTATCACCTGCTTTACAGCAGCATACAGACGGCACTGGCCCCACTCCGGGCATTTCTGCAGGACATCTCTGGCTTCCACCTTGAGCCCTGTGGTGACCGGTGCTTCACCTTCACTGACGTGGCGCCCCGTGGTCTGGCGCCAGGGGAGCGTCGTACGTGGGTTCTGTTGCAGCGTTTTGTGGAGGGCTCTTTCTTGCACCCAATCGGCCTGGAGGTTCTAATTGATCACCAGCCCCTCAACCCGGAGGCCTGGAAGGTGCAGAAGCTCTGGTACAATGGGCAGTACTTCGAGACCCCCGAGGAGCTGGCCGAGAGGTATGCCCAGGGCCAGGTGAAAATCGTGCGTCTGCCTGAGCACCCAAAGCACAGCCTCTTCTCCACCTTTGTTCCCCGTGGAAACTTCACCACTGGCCCGCCCACAGATGCGCATGGAGCCAAAATATGTGAAACCAAGGGCCACCGGTACCAGGTGCAAGGCAACCTGCTGGAGTACAGTGGCTGGAGCCTGGCTTTCCGTCTACGCTCCTCCACTGGGCTGCAGCTCTTCGATGTGCGCTTCAACGGGGAGCGCATCGCTTACGAGCTGAGTGTTCAAGAGGCGGTTGCATTCTACGGAGGGAGCTCCCCGGCCACCATGCAGACAAAATACATGGATGTCGGGtacctgctggggtctctggcacaTGAGCTGGCCCCAGGGATCGACTGTCCTGAGGTGGCCACCTTCCTGGACGCCTTCCACATGCACGATGCTGACGGGCCCATCCGCTACCCTCGCGCCCTGTGCGTCTTCGAGCTGCCCACAGGGGTGCCCTTGAGGCGCCATTTTGACAGTGACTTCCAGGGTGGCTCCAATTTCTATGCAGGCCTAGAGGGCCATGCCCTCGTCCTGCGCACCACATCCACCGTGTACAACTACGACTACCTCTGGGACTTCATGCTGTTCCCCAACGGTGTGCTGGAGACCAAAGTCCATGCCACAGGCTACGTTCATGCCTCCTTCTACACCCCCCAGGGGCTCCAGTACGGCCACCGTATCCACAGCCACGTGCTGGGCAACATGCATACACACCTGATCCATTACAAGGTTGACTTGGACGTTGCAG GCACTGCCAACAGCTTCGAGACGCTGGAGGCGACCTTGGAAGAGCGGGCGGTGCCCTGGCAGGCGGGCGCCCGTCTGGTGCAGCCTCGCCTGGAGCGGCGCCGGCGCCTGCGGGAACGCCAGGCCGCCTTCCCCTTCGGCGCGCCGCTGCCGCGCTACCTGCTCGTCTCCAACCGGCAGCGCCGCGGGCCCGGCGGCCACCCGCGCAGCTTCCGCATCCAGCTCACCTCCCACGCCGACCGCCTCCTACCGCCCGACTGGAAGGAGGAGCGCGCCGTCTCCTGGAGCAG GTACCACCTGGCCGTGACTCGGCGCCACCCGCAGgaggagagcagcagcagcatctacaACCAGAACGAGCCCTGGGAGCCCCACGTGGCCTTCGAGGACTTTCTGCGGGACAACGAGAGCCTGGAGGACCAG GACCTGGTGGCCTGGGTCACGGTGGGCTTCCTCCACATCCCCCACTCGGAGGACATCCCCAACACCTCCACGCCGGGCAACGCAGTGGGCTTCTTCCTGCGGCCCTTCAACTTCTTTGCGGAGGACCCCTCCGTGGCCTCACGCCGCACTGTCATTGTCCGGCCCCACAAGGGCGGCCTTCGCCAGGGGGTGACCATCCAGCGCTGGACGGCGGACAGCCCCGGCAGCTGCGTGTCGGACATCCCCTTCAGCtacaatgggacttactcccaggtaTAG